One Deltaproteobacteria bacterium genomic region harbors:
- a CDS encoding FAD:protein FMN transferase: MRPRRPVAALVMLGLLTFGAASAAAGSATRAELVMGTIARVTLADPRSDVFEAAFAALRRVDATMSLYRPESALVRVNLHAARHAEPVDAELFECLARARALSALTDGAFDATVLPLLRRWGAYRELAHLPPGRVDAVGWGGLLLDAPTRTVRFARDGMAVDLGGIAKGYGLDRARAALLAMGARRGVIDLGGNLALLGEGPEGGWRIAVRDPEDPEGSVGTLVLDRDLAVSTSGNYARDFAAEGWRAPSHVYDPRTGRPVGGDLAVTVWAPDATTADALSTALLVVGPPGAAAVLARLSGVGALFVEDGRITFAGVPPRGFDPRPAASPPAVRPAIMESRQ; this comes from the coding sequence ATGCGTCCCCGACGACCCGTCGCCGCGCTCGTGATGCTCGGCCTCCTCACGTTCGGCGCGGCCTCGGCCGCCGCTGGGTCTGCCACCCGCGCCGAGCTGGTTATGGGAACGATCGCGCGCGTCACGCTCGCGGACCCGCGGAGCGACGTCTTCGAGGCGGCGTTCGCGGCGCTCCGGCGCGTCGACGCGACGATGAGCCTCTACCGGCCGGAAAGCGCGCTCGTCCGGGTGAACCTCCACGCCGCGCGCCATGCCGAGCCCGTGGACGCCGAGCTGTTCGAGTGCCTCGCGCGCGCCCGCGCCCTGAGCGCGCTCACCGACGGCGCGTTCGACGCGACCGTCTTGCCGCTCTTGCGGAGGTGGGGCGCCTATCGGGAGCTCGCGCATCTTCCGCCCGGCCGCGTCGACGCCGTCGGGTGGGGCGGCCTCCTCCTCGACGCTCCGACCCGTACCGTCCGCTTCGCTCGCGACGGGATGGCGGTCGACCTCGGCGGGATCGCCAAGGGCTACGGCCTCGATCGGGCCCGGGCGGCGCTTCTGGCCATGGGCGCACGCCGCGGGGTCATCGATCTCGGGGGTAACCTCGCGCTGCTCGGCGAGGGTCCGGAGGGCGGTTGGCGCATCGCCGTCCGCGATCCCGAGGACCCGGAGGGCAGTGTCGGAACGCTCGTGCTCGATCGCGACCTCGCCGTCTCGACGTCCGGCAACTACGCGCGCGACTTCGCCGCCGAGGGCTGGCGCGCGCCGAGCCACGTCTACGATCCGCGTACCGGACGTCCCGTGGGCGGTGATCTCGCCGTCACGGTGTGGGCGCCCGACGCCACGACCGCCGACGCCCTCTCGACGGCGCTCCTCGTGGTCGGCCCCCCGGGGGCCGCCGCCGTCCTGGCGCGCTTGTCCGGCGTCGGCGCGCTGTTCGTCGAGGACGGCCGTATCACGTTCGCCGGAGTACCGCCCCGAGGCTTTGACCCGCGTCCCGCCGCCTCCCCGCCGGCCGTGCGCCCCGCCATCATGGAGAGCAGGCAATGA
- a CDS encoding transcriptional repressor encodes MSQRTQAQRFSAFKDALRERSLRSTSQRDDIARVFFANNRHISVEELYREVKQVNPRVGYATVYRTVRLLRECGLAAERHFHDGEARFENVEHEHHHDHLICERCGRIVEFANDSIERLQEQVAQKLGFVITRHKMEIYGVCAECRAGRGPRTAARRAHHVFQT; translated from the coding sequence GTGAGTCAGCGAACGCAGGCGCAGCGGTTTTCCGCGTTCAAGGACGCCCTCCGCGAGCGGTCGCTCAGGTCGACCTCCCAGCGCGACGACATCGCGCGCGTCTTCTTCGCGAACAACCGGCACATCAGCGTCGAGGAGCTCTACCGCGAGGTGAAACAGGTGAACCCGCGGGTCGGATACGCGACGGTCTACCGTACCGTGCGTTTGCTCCGCGAATGCGGGCTCGCCGCCGAGCGTCACTTCCACGACGGCGAGGCGCGATTCGAGAACGTCGAGCACGAGCACCACCACGACCACCTGATCTGCGAGCGCTGCGGGCGCATCGTGGAGTTCGCGAACGACTCGATCGAGCGGTTGCAGGAGCAGGTGGCGCAGAAGCTCGGCTTCGTGATTACCCGGCACAAGATGGAGATCTACGGCGTCTGCGCCGAGTGCCGAGCCGGCCGCGGACCACGCACCGCCGCGCGGCGTGCGCACCACGTCTTTCAGACCTGA